A stretch of the Lactuca sativa cultivar Salinas chromosome 9, Lsat_Salinas_v11, whole genome shotgun sequence genome encodes the following:
- the LOC111882756 gene encoding ubiquitin domain-containing protein DSK2a, whose amino-acid sequence MEQIVSQNPQLRTMCDSNPQLREMMQNPEVLRQLTSPRMMQQMMSLQQLLPQLNQQQSTLNPTQTRASLGSQNNMGFDMLMSIFGGLGAGGMGVPNVPDVAPE is encoded by the exons ATGGAGCAG ATTGTGAGTCAAAACCCTCAGCTTCGCACTATGTGCGATTCTAACCCTCAGTTGAGGGAGATGATGCAGAATCCAGAAGTGCTTCGTCAGTTAACTTCACCTCGAATGATGCAG CAAATGATGTCTTTACAGCAGCTTCTACCTCAGCTTAATCAACAACAATCAACTTT gaaTCCCACTCAGACTCGTGCTTCTCTAG GATCACAAAACAATATGGGATTCGACATGTTGATGAGTATCTTTGGTGGACTTGGAGCTGGTGGCATGGGAGTCCCAAATGTCCCTGATG TGGCACCAGAGTAG